A region of the Magnetococcales bacterium genome:
ATACCCGATTTTCACCAGTCAAGAAACATCCTTTTCCGCGCCTTCTTTCGATGTCGGCAAAAATTCAGGGTGCCCGCAAGCGACACGAAGCAATCGCGGGGCAAGGAGGGTCTTTACCAAAAACGGGGGATAAAATCCGCGTCATTCGCGAAACGCAGGGTATCGCCGGACTGTTCGATCACAAACAATCCTTTGCGAATGGCAAAGCGGGAGACATTCTCATCGATCACCATGGCCGCGACCGCGCCAATGGCCCGTTTGTCCGCATAGGCTGGCAGAAACGCCTTGAACTCCTCCAAACGGGCCAAATGTTCCCGCACATCCTCGATGGAGAGCTTGCTTTTGACTTCAACCAGCACCACGGCATCGGTATTCACCACGAACAGGTCGATTTCCAGATGACGACCACCCGGCAGATCCGCCTCCACCCGACGACTCACCATGTGGACCGGAATCCCCCGTTGCGCAAACAGGGTCTTGCAGGCTGGCGCCACCAAGCCTTCCACAAACTCCCCCAGACGACTGCCCAACCGGTCCAGCTTGCGATCCGTCTCCTTCATTTGTGCGCTGGTGGCCTTGATCATACGGTCGGTCTCTTGGAGCTTGAGGTCGGTCTCCTTGAATTGCAGGGCAGTCTCCTTGAACTGTCGGTCGGTCTCCTTGAATTGCAGGGCAGTCTCCTTAAACTGCCGGTCGGTCTCCTGCATTTTCCGATCAGTTTCCTGAAACAACAGATCCAGTTTGGCGCTCCGTTCGCGATTCTCGCGAACCATGGCCTGGAACATCTCCCAGACACTATCAAAGGTGGCGGCTTGTGGCATGGCGATTACTCCAGGTTGTTGCTGATTCATGAATCACAGCATACCCGATTTTCACCAGTCAAGAAACATCCTTTTGCGCGCCTGCTTTCGATGGTCCGGGAGAGACCATCAGGCCGAATCGCTCAAGTTGGCAGAATCCGGGGCACCCGGGGCGCCCGCAACCGGAAGGCATCCGGCATGCCGGAACCGAGCAGCGGGGTCAGATAGAACTTGAAGGCGTCGGTGACATCCGTGCCCTGGGCATTGATGAACATATCGGGCATGGTGCGGGTCTTGCCGGCCAGAGAGATCATGGGATCCAGGCGGTATTCCACCGCATAATGGCCCATGCGATGGATGGTCACCGAACCGCAGGCATGGTTCCACAGGGCGAATTGACAGGCTTTTTCACCCACTTCCCGGGCTTCGCGCTGGTCTACATCCGAGACCACCCCGAGAAACGACCGTTGCAGATAGCCGAAGGTATCTCCCCGCACCCGTTTGATGCCCAGATTGTCGCGGATGGCGTTGGTGAGCAGATCGGCCAAGGCACCGGTGCCGGACAACTGCACATTACCATGGGCATCTTTTTCCAGGGTACGGGCCAGCAGGGAAGAGAGAATCGGAGTGCCCTGGGCGTCGTGGATCCCCTCGGAGACGGCGATCACGCAGCGACCCAGTTTGTCATAGATGGATTTGACCTCACCCAGAAAATGCCCCATATCGAAATTGCGTTCGGGCATATAGATCAGATGCGGGCCATCATCCCGGCATTTGCGCCCCAAAGCCGAAGCGGCGGTGAGAAAGCCGGCGTGACGCCCCATGACCACCCCCACATACACTCCCGGCAAAGCCCGGTTGTCCAGATTGATGCCGGCGAAGGCGCTGGCCACGAATCGGGCTGCGGAAGGATAGCCGGGGGTGTGGTCGTTGACCATGAGATCGTTGTCGATGGTCTTCGGAATATGGATGGTGATCAGGTCGTAATGGGCCTTTTTGGCAAACTCCTCGACAATGCGCAGGGTATCCGACGAATCGTTGCCGCCGATGTAGAAAAAGCAGCGTATATTGTGAGCCATCAGGACTTTGAGGATTTCCGCGCAATATTTTTCGTCCGGCTTGTCCCGGGTGGAGCCCAAGGCCGAACCGGGGGTATCCGCGACCCGTTCCAGATTGTGGGTGGTCTCCTGGGTGAGATCCAGAAAGGCTTCGTCGATGATCCCGCGCACGCCGTACAGCGCGCCGTAGACCCGTTCCACGCGGGGGAACTTGCGTGCTTCCAGCACCGCGCCCACCAGGGATTGATTGATGACCGCCGTGGGGCCGCCGCCTTGGGCGACCAGAACTTTGCCGGGTTTCATGGCTATCCTTCCTTCGTGTACTTTTCTTTCAAAGGGTCCGTGACAGGAGCCGGAGTCCACCCCGACACCAGTCTGCACTATTGGTCATTTTTCATCGTCATGCAACGGTTTTGAGCAACGGTTCACCCGGAAACCGGCATGAAACAGATACGGCTGTTCCCCTCGGGCGTGGAGTGTGGCCAGACTCCACCCCGGACGCCCCAGGGAGTCGGTCAACGGCAGAATGGCTCTTCGGGCGAGGGTCAAGGCCCGATCCACCGCCGTGCCCGCAGCCAATTCGCGATACAAGGCGCGCAGAAAGGGGATGGATTCTCCCGCCAGCAAGGTTTCCGGCCAGGCCAGGGCCATGGAAAACGCTCCCGTGGCGACGATCCCCTGAGCCAAGGCCCCGGTGGCGGCCATGGGGGGAGCCTTGCCCGATTCACGACCGGACAGGATCATCAATCCGGCCCCGGAGTGACGCAACAGATCCCGGACCATCTCTCCGGAAGTACGGGCGTCGGCTTGACCATCCGGCTCCTCGAAGGCAAAAAAGCCCTGGGTGCCCCGGATCAACGCCGGCCCGGACAGATGAATCACATGGGGTTGCCATTGATGGATGGCCTGTTCCAGATCTGCCCATCCCCGTCCTGACGCGATGTGGGCTTCGATTGCGGGTGCGTCCGGATCCTGTTCCCGTTCCTCCGGGAGGCAAAGCCGGAAGGCGTTTTCTTCCTGCACCGCCTCGGGCCAGTCAAATCCTTGCGGGGAGCAGGCCATGAACAGCAGGCGCAATGGACCCGGAGAAAGGGCGCGACAGCGGTTCAGGGCGGGCAGGCCAAAGGGACGACGTTGCACGCCGAAACGGTTCGCCAGTCCCAGAGGTTGACCCTCCGGGGGCACCAG
Encoded here:
- a CDS encoding 6-phosphofructokinase, translated to MKPGKVLVAQGGGPTAVINQSLVGAVLEARKFPRVERVYGALYGVRGIIDEAFLDLTQETTHNLERVADTPGSALGSTRDKPDEKYCAEILKVLMAHNIRCFFYIGGNDSSDTLRIVEEFAKKAHYDLITIHIPKTIDNDLMVNDHTPGYPSAARFVASAFAGINLDNRALPGVYVGVVMGRHAGFLTAASALGRKCRDDGPHLIYMPERNFDMGHFLGEVKSIYDKLGRCVIAVSEGIHDAQGTPILSSLLARTLEKDAHGNVQLSGTGALADLLTNAIRDNLGIKRVRGDTFGYLQRSFLGVVSDVDQREAREVGEKACQFALWNHACGSVTIHRMGHYAVEYRLDPMISLAGKTRTMPDMFINAQGTDVTDAFKFYLTPLLGSGMPDAFRLRAPRVPRILPT
- a CDS encoding CHAT domain-containing protein, which encodes MNPALELRIVRSEGGFATQLSWQGRACSPPRLVTEGDLATLRHVVDGSRQLLKSPGPGILATEAILAVGVELFHLWLAPDWDAVMPQLPAGQSVMLAVTSDVAELVHLPWEALVPPEGQPLGLANRFGVQRRPFGLPALNRCRALSPGPLRLLFMACSPQGFDWPEAVQEENAFRLCLPEEREQDPDAPAIEAHIASGRGWADLEQAIHQWQPHVIHLSGPALIRGTQGFFAFEEPDGQADARTSGEMVRDLLRHSGAGLMILSGRESGKAPPMAATGALAQGIVATGAFSMALAWPETLLAGESIPFLRALYRELAAGTAVDRALTLARRAILPLTDSLGRPGWSLATLHARGEQPYLFHAGFRVNRCSKPLHDDEK